In Trichoderma asperellum chromosome 1, complete sequence, a single window of DNA contains:
- a CDS encoding uncharacterized protein (BUSCO:EOG092D1RW7), translated as MWLDRLSGSQASASGPSTPQITSRHNSPLPRKTQANLSPYVTSQRQGPSPRGSSLSLVSSDSATSLLASSRKPNGSEVKQPAAPQAPDSVNILEKLLAADSEIVGKTQGKASLITEEDLGLDVDFGGLSLKELAAGSINGDATSFRRPQNATEYENDKARFDALHRSIVACDDILNSVEINLADFRNDLSTVSADIETLQTRSSVLSRRLENRKRIEKALGPLVEELSVSPETISRITTSHIDEAWAKTLNELDKRASAVQKLSGTQQGKASEELVPILEKLILKAVERIRDFLVAQIKALRSPHINAQIIQQQNFLKFKDLYTFLHKHHAALAEEISQAYMNTMRWYYLNQFTRYERALAKLKLHILDKNDVLGQEDATRKTAVLSSSRVAGPPHDAFNLGRRIDMLRTKSTSAISSYLAEEDQSTHYLEVPFRNFNLALIDNATAEYTFLAAFFAPALSYSQISKNFNYIFEPTFEVGRVLSRTLVSETFDALGLLLCIRLNQHFAFDLQRRKVPAVDGYINGTNMLLWPRLQVIMDRHCESVRLLTNAAPAKLARADQLKLSAAPHMVTQRFGQLLQSFLTLSTEAGDDEPVVASLRRLRSEVEAFLTRHSQTHGDTRKSERFLYNNYSLILTIIGDETGKLAQEQQEHFEELKQKYQGES; from the exons ATGTGGCTCGACCGTCTCTCAGGGAGCCAAGCCAGCGCGTCCGGGCCCTCGACTCCTCAGATCACCAGCCGACACAACTCGCCGCTTCCGCGAAAGACGCAGGCCAATCTTAGTCCCTATGTAACCTCTCAGCGGCAGGGACCCTCTCCGAGGGGGTCATCTCTGTCATTAGTATCCAGCGACTCTGCAACATCGCTGTTGGCGTCATCACGCAAGCCCAATGGCTCAGAAGTGAAACAGCCAGCTGCGCCCCAGGCTCCGGACTCGGTGAACATCTTAGAGAAGCTCTTGGCGGCGGATTCAGAGATTGTAGGCAAGACCCAGGGCAAGGCAAGCTTAATCACAGAGGAGGATCTGGGGCTTGATGTTGATTTCGGCGGGTTGTCTCTGAAGGAGCTGGCTGCTGGGAGCATCAATGGTGATGCCACAAGCTTCCGCCGGCCCCAGAATGCGACCGAGT ATGAGAATGACAAAGCCCGATTCGACGCCTTGCATCGATCCATTGTTGCCTGCGACGATATTTTGAACTCGGTCGAGATCAACCTTGCGGATTTTCGCAATGATCTTTCCACTGTTTCCGCCGATATCGAAACTTTGCAAACCCGCTCTAGCGTACTGAGCCGAAGGTTGGAAAATCGAAAACGAATAGAGAAGGCGCTTGGCCCACTGGTGGAAGAGCTGAGCGTGTCGCCCGAGACCATTTCCAGGATAACGACAAGCCATATCGATGAAGCATGGGCGAAAACTTTGAATGAGTTGGACAAGAGAGCCTCGGCCGTTCAGAAGCTATCAGGAACACAGCAGGGCAAAGCCAGTGAAGAACTCGTTCCAATATTggaaaaactaatattaaag GCTGTCGAACGTATTCGCGACTTTCTTGTTGCCCAGATAAAAGCCCTTCGCTCACCTCATATTAATGCGCAAATCATCCAGCAACAAAATTTCCTAAAATTCAAAGACCTCTATACGTTTCTCCATAAACATCACGCCGCCCTCGCAGAGGAAATCTCGCAGGCGTACATGAACACGATGCGATGGTATTACCTCAATCAGTTCACACGCTATGAGAGAGCTTTGGCCAAGCTCAAACTGCATATTCTGGACAAGAATGATGTGTTGGGACAGGAAGACGCGACAAGAAAAACTGCCGTCTTATCTAGTAGCCGCGTTGCAGGTCCACCACATGATGCATTCAACCTCGGACGTCGGATTGACATGCTACGGACAAAGAGCACCTCGGCCATCTCATCATACCTGGCAGAGGAGGATCAATCAACTCACTACTTAGAAGTACCCTTTCGAAACTTTAACTTGGCTCTCATCGATAATGCTACAGCCGAGTACAccttcttggcagcctttTTCGCACCCGCCTTGTCGTATTCGCAAATATCTAAAAATTTCAACTACATATTTGAGCCAACGTTTGAAGTCGGCAGGGTGCTTTCAAGAACCCTTGTAAGCGAGACATTTGATGCCCTAGGTCTTCTACTCTGTATTCGACTTAACCAACACTTTGCTTTTGATCTCCAAAGGCGAAAGGTCCCTGCCGTGGATGGCTATATCAACGGCACAAATATGCTATTATGGCCGCGGCTGCAGGTTATAATGGACCGCCATTGCGAATCCGTTCGACTATTGACTAATGCTGCCCCCGCGAAACTGGCCCGGGCCGACCAGCTGAAGTTGTCCGCTGCACCACACATGGTGACCCAGCGGTTCGGGCAACTGCTCCAAAGCTTCCTGACCCTCTCCACCGAGGCTGGCGACGATGAGCCCGTCGTCGCTAGTCTTCGCCGTCTGCGGTCTGAAGTCGAAGCTTTCCTGACTCGACATAGCCAAACACACGGCGATACGAGAAAAAGCGAGCGATTCTTATATAACAACTATTCCTTGATTCTTACCATTATCGGCGATGAAACGGGCAAGTTAGCGCAGGAGCAACAGGAGCACTTTGAGGAATTAAAGCAAAAATACCAGGGTGAATCATAG
- the ANB1 gene encoding translation initiation factor eIF5A: MQCSALRKNGFVVIKGRPCKIVDMSTSKTGKHGHAKVHLVALDIFTGKKYEDLSPSTHNMDVPNVTRREYQLLDISDDGFLSLMNDDGDTKDDVRMPDGEIGEKINKLFKVDEKDTNVVVLTSMGEEAAIEAKEAPKQG, encoded by the exons ATGCagtgctctgctctgcgcaAGAACGGCTTCGTCGTGATCAAGGGCCGCCCCTGCAAGATTGTCGACATGTCCACCTCCAAGACTGGCAAGCACGGTCACGCCAAGGTCCACCTTGTCGCCCTTGACATCTTCACTGGCAAGAAGTACGAAGATCTTTCTCCCTCCACTCACAACATGGATGTCCCCAACGTCACCCGTCGTGAGTACCAGCTT CTCGACATCTCCGACGATGGCTTCCTCTCCCTCATGAACGACGACGGTGACACCAAGGATGATGTCCGCATGCCCGACGGTGAGATTGGTGAGAAGATCAACAAGCTCTTCAAGGTTGACGAGAAGGACACCA ACGTCGTTGTCCTCACCTCCATGGGTGAAGAGGCCGCTATTGAGGCCAAGGAGGCTCCCAAGCAGGGTTAA